One part of the Rutidosis leptorrhynchoides isolate AG116_Rl617_1_P2 chromosome 1, CSIRO_AGI_Rlap_v1, whole genome shotgun sequence genome encodes these proteins:
- the LOC139885891 gene encoding SEED MATURATION PROTEIN 1 — protein sequence MAKSKDDIKYGTAQAKLSEDESLRVKYVSGTPLEAGKIADSDPVDLFAAANNISKQQQQQQQQSKRVIAESEPVDLFSAARGVSDAKKQGFS from the coding sequence ATGGCTAAAAGCAAAGATGATATCAAGTACGGAACCGCACAAGCAAAATTATCTGAAGACGAATCATTGAGAGTTAAATACGTATCCGGCACACCATTGGAAGCCGGAAAAATTGCTGATTCCGATCCCGTTGATCTCTTTGCTGCCGCTAACAATATATcaaaacaacagcagcagcagcaacaacaaagTAAGCGTGTGATTGCGGAGTCGGAGCCCGTTGATTTATTCTCTGCCGCTCGAGGTGTTTCGGATGCAAAAAAACAAGGATTCAGCTAA
- the LOC139885892 gene encoding protein PAT1 homolog produces the protein MERFAGSDGDLNPQVASNSPGGALFDASQYAFFGTQVLEEVELGGLDDEEEDIPIAKFEEEEFLLEPEEEVYPGIDDLSTTFSKLNKDVRGPNVGVFGDRGSRENSSSTEWADKGEYSNWLDQDIFDAENGQQSNNRFSNPSFPLQDPSMLHKTSLYPDYQQNLNRTSSYPDHQQNLNRTSSYPEQYQQQNVNQHLIDESKNLHRTSSYPEQQQQQQQFNQHMHLSSEPVPVPKSPFISYPSPGGGSPQASPNQHLRHLYGQHQMPPSFSNISPQLQMGGMPRGPQFGPQFRSPTPNRLQNQFGGNLPDLSNGMLQQQFAQKNGLLPPQLLQHQQSQQHRPHNQFQPSFGHLSGLQPPHLMNHHLSPPMNNFEPLGVGSRDPRPKTMTKGRPGQRYGFDTSGWPQFKSKYMSSDEIENILRMQLAATHSNDPYIDDYYHQACLANKSSGAKLRHHFCPTQLRDCPPGDRAANEPHAFLQVDALGRVSFSSIRRPRPLLEVDPPKPAGGGNSDQKLLDKPLEQEPMLAARVTIEDGICLLLDVDDIDRFLQFNQLPDGGARLRQRRQVLLEGLASSLQLVDPLGKNGQTVDLAPKDDLVFLRLLSLPKGRKLLSRYLQRLAPGSELNRIVCMAIFRHLRFLFGVYPVDSGATETINILVQTVSSSVRKLELQALGACLASVVCSSEHPPLRPVGSAAGDGASVVLKSVLERGTELLTDPQYASNCSVQNRAFWQASFDAFFRLLMKYCYSKYDAVAQSSSDMAVISREMPMELLRASLPHMNENQKKILQEFAQRSMNRTDGNSVQ, from the exons GAAGTGTATCCAGGAATTGATGATCTTTCCACCACATTTTCAAAG CTCAATAAAGATGTCAGGGGGCCAAATGTTGGTGTTTTTGGTGACCGAGGATCCAGAGAAA ATTCTTCTTCTACGGAATGGGCAGACAAAGGAGAATACTCCAACTGGCTCGATCAAGATATTTTTGATGCAGAAAATGGTCAACAAAGCAATAATAGATTTTCAAACCCATCATTCCCTCTTCAAGATCCGTCAATGCTTCACAAAACATCATTGTACCCTGATTATCAACAGAATCTTAACAGAACATCATCGTATCCTGATCATCAACAGAATCTTAATAGAACATCATCGTATCCTGAGCAGTATCAACAACAGAACGTTAACCAGCACCTAATCGATGAATCAAAAAATCTCCACCGAACATCATCTTACCCtgagcaacagcaacaacaacaacaatttaaTCAGCATATGCATTTGTCGAGTGAGCCGGTTCCTGTTCCCAAGTCACCGTTCATTTCATACCCTTCTCCAGGTGGTGGGTCCCCCCAAGCATCACCCAACCAACATTTACGTCATCTATATGGACAACACCAGATGCCACCATCGTTCTCTAATATATCTCCACAACTTCAGATGGGTGGGATGCCTCGCGGGCCCCAGTTTGGTCCTCAGTTTCGTTCTCCTACCCCCAATCGACTACAAAACCAGTTTGGTGGTAATTTACCCGATCTCTCAAACGGCATGCTGCAACAACAGTTCGCCCAAAAGAACGGATTACTGCCACCTCAGCTATTGCAACATCAGCAATCGCAGCAACACAGGCCCCACAATCAGTTCCAGCCATCTTTTGGTCATTTATCTGGTTTGCAGCCACCTCATCTGATGAATCATCATCTTTCACCACCCATGAACAATTTTGAACCCCTTGGGGTGGGTTCACGAGATCCGAGGCCAAAAACTATGACCAAAGGTAGACCAGGTCAAAGATATGGGTTCGACACAAGTGGATGGCCACAGTTCAAGTCAAAATACATGTCATCTGACGAgattgaaaatattctcagaatgcAACTTGCTGCTACACACAGTAACGATCCTTACATAGATGATTACTATCACCAAGCTTGTTTAGCAAACAAATCTAGCGGTGCAAAATTAAGACATCATTTTTGCCCGACTCAGTTACGGGATTGTCCACCTGGCGACCGAGCTGCTAACGAGCCACATGCGTTTCTTCAAGTTGATGCTTTAGGGCGAGTTTCTTTTTCTTCAATACGTCGTCCTCGTCCACTTCTTGAGGTGGACCCACCAAAGCCAGCTGGCGGTGGCAACTCTGATCAGAAACTTCTGGACAAACCTTTGGAACAAGAACCTATGCTTGCCGCTAGAGTCACCATCGAAGACGGCATTTGTCTTTTACTAGATGTTGATGATATTGACCGCTTTCTACAGTTTAATCAGCTTCCAGACGGTGGGGCCCGATTGAGGCAAAGGCGACAAGTCCTTCTAGAAGGTTTGGCTTCATCACTTCAGCTTGTTGACCCGTTAGGCAAGAATGGTCAAACAGTAGACTTAGCTCCTAAAGATGATCTTGTCTTCTTACGTTTACTTTCTCTTCCAAAGGGTCGGAAGCTTCTTTCGAGGTACCTTCAACGTTTAGCCCCGGGAAGCGAGTTGAATCGGATCGTTTGCATGGCTATTTTTCGTCATTTAAGGTTTTTATTTGGAGTTTATCCGGTTGACTCGGGAGCAACCGAAACTATAAACATTCTTGTACAGACGGTTTCATCGTCTGTTAGAAAGTTGGAGTTACAAGCATTGGGTGCTTGTCTTGCGTCTGTTGTTTGTTCTTCTGAGCATCCACCGTTACGTCCTGTAGGGAGTGCAGCAGGAGATGGGGCCTCTGTTGTGTTGAAATCTGTACTAGAAAGGGGAACCGAGCTTTTAACTGATCCACAATATGCTAGTAACTGCAGCGTGCAAAATCGAGCGTTTTGGCAGGCGTCTTTTGATGCGTTTTTTAGACTCCTCATGAAGTACTGTTATAGTAAATATGATGCTGTTGCCCAGTCATCATCTGACATGGCAGTTATTAGTCGGGAAATGCCTATGGAACTCTTGCGTGCTAGTCTTCCTCATATGAATGAAAACCAGAAGAAGATACTACAGGAATTTGCGCAGCGTTCAATGAATAGAACTGATGGTAATTCGGTACAGTAA